In Corylus avellana chromosome ca2, CavTom2PMs-1.0, the following proteins share a genomic window:
- the LOC132171587 gene encoding O-methyltransferase 1, chloroplastic, giving the protein MDSLVGFAHAPATAILRPPSTCASKKKINGLRAKLSDDNDSLLQTAINAASLRFQETHRPEPLFVDPYAGCFVPPDVQMDMKQCSHHYCLATKYIDEKLLRTVNHIDGLKQVVLLTDGMDSRPYRLSWPTSTIIFDISPDRVFKRAAEKLEGVGAKIPRNSLFLHVPMESSDIQQSLRAKGFNGNQPSLWAIQGLPVMTLARFEEVLYIVSNLAINGCFFLGELPAWLVETEIGMKSSTRQWMDKLFMSNGFRVDMISYEDVARNLGKQLASEQYKNILFVAEQLRFSDDQMETWRREFQRVEDQGDEEGFEEL; this is encoded by the exons ATGGACAGCTTAGTGGGCTTCGCACATGCGCCAGCCACTGCTATCTTACGCCCACCATCAACCTGCGCCTCGAAGAAGAAAATCAACGGGTTGAGAGCAAAACTCAGCGATGACAATGACTCATTACTCCAAACTGCCATCAATGCCGCTTCTCTTCGTTTCCAGGAGACCCATCGACCAG AGCCTCTTTTTGTAGATCCATATGCGGGTTGCTTTGTTCCTCCTGATGTTCAGATGGATATGAAGCAATGCTCGCACCACTACTGCCTTGCAACAAAGTACATCGACGAGAAGTTGCTTCGGACAGTGAACCATATTGATGGACTCAAGCAG GTTGTTTTGTTGACAGATGGCATGGACAGTCGGCCATATAGGCTTAGTTGGCCGACGTCAACCATTATATTTGATATATCCCCTGACAGGGTATTCAAAAGAGCAGCAGAAAAGCTTGAAG GTGTTGGGGCAAAAATTCCAAGAAACTCCTTATTCCTTCATGTTCCAATGGAGTCCTCTGATATACAGCAAAGTCTTCGTGCCAAAGGATTCAATGGAAACCAGCCAAGTTTATGGGCCATCCAG GGGCTGCCTGTGATGACTTTGGCAAGATTTGAAGAGGTGTTATATATTGTAAGTAATTTGGCCATAAACGGGTGTTTTTTCTTGGGAGAATTGCCGGCCTGGTTGGTGGAAACTGAAATTGGAATGAAG TCAAGTACAAGACAATGGATGGACAAACTATTCATGAGCAATGGCTTCCGGGTGGACATGATTAGCTACGAGGATGTTGCAAGGAATTTAGGCAAGCAATTAGCATCAGAACAGTACAAGAATATACTGTTTGTTGCAGAACAATTGCGGTTTTCTGATGATCAG ATGGAAACTTGGAGGAGAGAATTTCAAAGGGTGGAGGACCAAGGGGATGAAGAAGGCTTCGAAGAGCTCTAA
- the LOC132172103 gene encoding gamma-tubulin complex component 4 homolog gives MLHELLLALLGYTGDLIIDERDHHKSSLASESDDRHFKLAPDISFVERSDRDLIERIITLGFYYRELDRFATESRNLSWIRSANSSPSPSDSEFPSSKAKPSVYRRAIANGIVEILAVYRSAVLHIEQKLLAETVPILATVTQGLNKFFVLMPPLHELVLEIERDDIRGGQLLNLLHKRCHCGVPELQTCIQRLLWHGHQVMYNQLAAWMVYGFLQDQHGEFFIRRQEDRDVEHGSTLPDTTEKFAHLSTDDTSLTDWHLGFHISLDMLPEYIHMRVAESVLFAGKAIRVLRNPSPAFRFQDAIDHQQMSRGSQKIQGFTGPFSFQKEPLIDTKLIGEELLPQSEADKIEAMLLDLKESSEFHKRSFECAVDSIRAIAASHLWQLVVVRADLNGHLKALKDYFLLAKGDFFQCFLEESRQLMRLPPRQSTAEADLMIPFQLAALKTFSEEDKHFSRVSLRMPSFGFTVKSSQVDAPKAKDHTDRNPSSALSNASSEISLDGWDGIALEYSVDWPLELFFTQEVLSKYRRVFQYLLRLKRTQMELEKSWASVMHQDHTDFAKQRNDRVNCPVSQQRRQRFRPMWRVREHMAFLIRNLQFYIQVDVIESQWNVLQAHIQDSHDFTELVAFHQEYLSALISQSFLDIGSVSRILDGIMKLCLQFCWNIENQENSSNTSELEHITEEFNKKSNSLYTILRSSRLAGSQRAPFLRRFLLRLNFNSFFEATARGVLNVVRPRPAIPVLNQQ, from the exons ATGCTTCACGAGCTTCTACTCGCGCTGTTGGGCTACACCGGCGATCTGATCATCGACGAGCGAGACCACCACAAATCATCTCTCGCCTCTGAATCCGACGACCGCCATTTCAAGCTCGCTCCCGATATCTCCTTTGTCGAACGCAGCGATCG GGATCTTATCGAGAGGATTATTACCTTAGGTTTTTACTACAGAGAGCTCGATCGCTTCGCCACCGAGTCTCGTAATCTTAGCTGGATAAGGTCCGCGAATTCCTCTCCTTCGCCAAGTGATTCTGAGTTTCCTTCGTCCAAAGCAAAACCGAGCGTGTACCGCAGAGCCATTGCCAATGGCATTGTGGAAATACTGGCGGTCTACAGGTCCGCTGTGCTACACATTGAGCAGAAACTGTTGGCCGAGACCGTGCCGATCTTGGCAACAGTGACTCAAGGCCTCAATAAG TTTTTTGTTCTCATGCCGCCTCTGCATGAGCTGGTTTTGGAGATTGAGCGTGATGATATTCGTGGAGGTCAGCTTCTTAACCTCTTACACAAGCGGTGCCACTGTGGAGTGCCTGAGTTGCAGACTTGCATTCAAAG GCTTCTTTGGCACGGGCATCAGGTCATGTATAACCAACTTGCTGCGTGGATGGTTTATGGGTTTCTTCAAGACCAGCATGGAGAATTTTTCATTAGAAG GCAGGAGGACAGGGATGTAGAGCATGGCTCGACTCTTCCAGATACAACTGAGAAGTTTGCGCACTTATCAACTGATGATACATCTTTAACAGATTGGCACTTGGGATTTCATATTTCTTTG GATATGCTGCCTGAGTATATTCATATGCGTGTTGCAGAATCAGTTCTTTTTGCTGGCAAAGCCATCAGGGTTCTTCGAAATCCAAGCCCCGCCTTTCGGTTTCAGGATGCTATAGATCATCAACAGATGTCAAGAGGCTCTCAGAAAATTCAAGGATTTACTGGccctttctcttttcaaaaGGAACCTCTCATCGATACTAAACTGATAGGAGAAGAATTGCTTCCACAATCTGAGGCTGATAAGATTGAAGCTATGCTTCTGGACCTGAAG GAATCATCTGAGTTTCATAAAAGATCATTTGAGTGTGCTGTTGACTCTATTCGGGCTATTGCAGCCAGTCATCTTTGGCAG CTGGTGGTTGTACGTGCTGACTTGAATGGTCACTTGAAGGCCCTAAAAGACTATTTTCTTTTAGCAAAAGGAGACTTCTTCCAG TGCTTTCTTGAGGAGAGTCGCCAGTTGATGCGTTTACCTCCTCGCCAGTCAACTGCTGAAGCTGATCTTATGATCCCATTTCAGCTG GCTGCATTGAAGACTTTCAGTGAGGAGGACAAACACTTCTCTAGAGTATCCTTGCG GATGCCTTCATTTGGATTCACAGTCAAATCCTCCCAAGTAGATGCACCAAAAGCAAAGGATCATACAGATCGAAACCCAAGTTCTGCTTTGTCAAATGCTTCTTCTGAAATTTCCCTTGATGGCTGGGATGGCATTGCTCTTGAATACTCTGTTGATTGGCCCTTAGAGTTGTTTTTCACCCAAGAAGTGCTCTCGAA GTATCGCAGGGTCTTCCAATATTTGCTGCGGCTCAAGCGGACACAAATGGAGTTGGAGAAATCATGGGCCTCTGTGATGCATCAAGATCACACAGATTTTGCTAAACAACGAAATGACCGTGTAAATTGCCCAGTATCTCAGCAGCGAAGACAGCGGTTTAGACCAATGTGGCGTGTTAGAGAACATATGGCATTCTTGATCAGAAATCTTCAATTTTATATCCAG GTGGATGTTATAGAATCTCAATGGAATGTTTTGCAAGCTCATATTCAAGATTCTCACGACTTTACTGAACTTGTGGCCTTTCATCAAGA GTATTTATCAGCTTTAATTTCTCAATCTTTCTTGGATATTGGCTCTGTGTCAAGGATACTGGATGGTATTATGAAACTCTGCTTGCAGTTTTGTTGGAATATTGAAAACCAAGAAAACAGCTCAAATACATCTGAACTGGAACATATAACAGAG GAATTTAACAAGAAGTCAAACTCCCTGTACACTATATTGCGTAGTAGCAGGCTTGCTGGGAGTCAGCGAGCTCCATTTCTGCGACGTTTTCTTTTGCGTCTAAACTTTAATTCCTTTTTTGAG GCAACTGCAAGAGGTGTCCTGAATGTTGTTAGACCACGTCCAGCAATTCCTGTTTTAAATCAACAATAG